From a single Oreochromis niloticus isolate F11D_XX linkage group LG3, O_niloticus_UMD_NMBU, whole genome shotgun sequence genomic region:
- the LOC112846236 gene encoding low affinity immunoglobulin gamma Fc region receptor III-like, which yields MGATLLCELGLFLLCTLLCTGHAQAAVLTIEPNWSSFFIGEFVTFKCDMNEGKDTDWYYEINKDGREFAPYDTNKDYKLQIITKSDSGEYQCSGSSVSSHHIKNSNTVSITVLADKPRATLTAGTTIIPVGGSVTLTCSVQSSDGWKYEWFRRTQTTSEGKIRDQQNRDIRVSQGGIYSCRGTRGNPVYYTDISDDVTIEITSVSSSSFPVLMITGLIPGIIFIFLLFLFLYKKVYRKRCFADDQRVSQDENQQQVYSSLLHGDRSVYEEIRGSGNTQNGGRPV from the exons CTGCTGTGCTAACTATTGAACCCAACTGGTCCAGTTTTTTCATTGGAGAGTTTGTTAccttcaaatgtgacatgaatgAAGGAAAAGACACTGACTGGTATTATGAAATCAACAAGGATGGTCGAGAATTTGCCCCCTACGACACAAACAAAGACTACAAATTACAAATTATAACTAAAAGTGACAGTGGTGAATATCAGTGCTCTGGTAGCAGCGTGAGCTCACATCATATAAAGAACAGTAATACTGTCTCTATAACTGTATTAG CAGATAAACCCAgggccacactgacagcaggaacaacaatcataccagtagggggcagtgtgacactgacctgctctgtgcagagctctgatggatggaaatatgagTGGTTCAGACGAACCCAAACAACCTCTGAAGGTAAAATCAGAGATCAACAAAACAGAGATATCAGAGTATCTCAAGGAGGAAtctacagctgcagaggaacaagaggaaacccagtttactacactgatataagtgatgatgtcaccattgagataacct ctgtgtccagTTCTTCATTTCCTGTTCTGATGATCACTGGACTCATTCCTGGAATCATATTTATTTTCCTCCTGTTCCTGTTCCTGTACAAAAAGGTCTACAGAAAGAGAT GTTTTGCTGATGACCAGAGGGTGAGTCAGGATGAAAATCAACAACAAGTCTACTCCTCTCTTCTTCATG GTGATCGTTCTGTCTATGAGGAAATCAGAGGCTCTGGAAATACTCAAAACG GTGGGCGACCTGTGTGA